The proteins below come from a single Oncorhynchus keta strain PuntledgeMale-10-30-2019 chromosome 1, Oket_V2, whole genome shotgun sequence genomic window:
- the LOC118390006 gene encoding TLE family member 5-like isoform X2: MMFPQSRHSASSQQLKFTTSDSCDRIKDEFQFLQAQYHSLKLECDKLASEKSEMQRHYIMYYEMSYGLNIEMHKQAEIVKRLNGICAQVLPYLSQEHQQQVLGAIERAKQVTPPEMNSIIRQLQAHQLSQLQGLALPMTPMPLGLSQSTLPAVTSSSGLFSLSSILASQAQLAKEEKASREGADNHREEDGDKSD, encoded by the exons GCTTCATCGCAGCAGCTGAAATTCACGACCTCTGACTCGTGTGACCGAATCAAGGATGAGTTCCAGTTCCTCCAAGCACAATACCACAG TTTGAAACTGGAGTGTGACAAGCTGGCAAGTGAGAAGTCTGAGATGCAGCGTCATTATATCATg TACTATGAGATGTCCTATGGGCTGAACATCGAAATGCACAAGCAG GCTGAGATTGTGAAGAGATTAAACGGGATCTGTGCCCAGGTCCTCCCTTATCTGTCCCAGGAG CACCAGCAGCAGGTCCTGGGGGCCATCGAGAGGGCCAAGCAGGTCACCCCTCCAGAGATGAACTCCATCATCCGG CAGCTCCAGGCTCACCAGCTGTCCCAGCTCCAGGGTCTGGCCCTGCCCATGACCCCCATGCCCCTGGGCCTGAGCCAGTCCACCCTGCCGGCCGTCACCTCCTCCTCaggcctcttctccctctcctccatccttgcCTCGCAGGCCCAGCTGGCCAAGGAAGAGAAGGCATCCCGTGAGGGAGCCGACAACCACCGTGAGGAGGACGGGGACAAGTCCGACTAg
- the LOC118390006 gene encoding TLE family member 5-like isoform X1 produces MMFPQSRHSASSQQLKFTTSDSCDRIKDEFQFLQAQYHSLKLECDKLASEKSEMQRHYIMYYEMSYGLNIEMHKQAEIVKRLNGICAQVLPYLSQEHQQQVLGAIERAKQVTPPEMNSIIRQQLQAHQLSQLQGLALPMTPMPLGLSQSTLPAVTSSSGLFSLSSILASQAQLAKEEKASREGADNHREEDGDKSD; encoded by the exons GCTTCATCGCAGCAGCTGAAATTCACGACCTCTGACTCGTGTGACCGAATCAAGGATGAGTTCCAGTTCCTCCAAGCACAATACCACAG TTTGAAACTGGAGTGTGACAAGCTGGCAAGTGAGAAGTCTGAGATGCAGCGTCATTATATCATg TACTATGAGATGTCCTATGGGCTGAACATCGAAATGCACAAGCAG GCTGAGATTGTGAAGAGATTAAACGGGATCTGTGCCCAGGTCCTCCCTTATCTGTCCCAGGAG CACCAGCAGCAGGTCCTGGGGGCCATCGAGAGGGCCAAGCAGGTCACCCCTCCAGAGATGAACTCCATCATCCGG CAGCAGCTCCAGGCTCACCAGCTGTCCCAGCTCCAGGGTCTGGCCCTGCCCATGACCCCCATGCCCCTGGGCCTGAGCCAGTCCACCCTGCCGGCCGTCACCTCCTCCTCaggcctcttctccctctcctccatccttgcCTCGCAGGCCCAGCTGGCCAAGGAAGAGAAGGCATCCCGTGAGGGAGCCGACAACCACCGTGAGGAGGACGGGGACAAGTCCGACTAg